TCCGTCTAGTCATAGTCACGCTTTAACAATTTATTCAACATTGTACAAAATAAACAACTTACATCACATccatttgttttcttgttctaTGCTATGTTCATTTTGTAACAAGTTATGTGCATAAACAGGAAGCGCGAGGAACAATAGAGTTGTGATTGTGGCTCTGTATCCGATAGTGAAGGAGAGTTTTCAGATATATTATGATGTGACAGAGATAATGGGTGTTTTGATCGAGCGATTCATGGAGTTAGAGATTCCTGATTCGATCAAGGTCTATGACATTTTCTGTCGTGTCTCTAAACAGTTTGAAGAGCTTGACCAGTTCTACTCCTGGTGTAAGAACATGGGTATCGCTAGGTCCTCTGAGTATCCAGAGATAGAGAAGATCACGCAGAAGAAGCTTGAACTCATGGATGAGTTTATAAGAGACAAAACCGCTTTAGAAGAGACCAATAACTCAAAATCTGttaatgaggaagatgatgatgaagcgaGAGAAGAGGAAGTAAAGGAGGAGCAGGAAGAAGATATGAACGCCATCAAGGCCTTACCTGCACCTCCAccaaaagaagatgaagaagaaaaaacagaggaagaagcaGAGGAACCAGTGATAATAGAGGAGGAGAAGCAAGAAGAGGTTGGTGATTTGCTGGATCTTGTGGATATAAGCAGCGGTGAAGCTGGAGCAGCTGGAGATAACTTAGCATTGGCTTTATTCGATGGCCCTTACGCGAGTGGTTCGGGTTCAGAGTCCGGTCCTGGATGGGAAGCGTTTAAGGATGATGGAGCAGATTGGGAGACGGCTTTGGTGCAGTCAGCTACAAACTTATCAGGACAAAAGACTGAACTCGGAGGAGGCTTTGATATGTTGCTTCTCAACGGAATGTATCAGCACGGAACTGTGAACGCCGCCGTGCAAAACTCAACGGCTTATGGAGCCAGTGGAAGTGCAAGCAGTATGGCATTTGGTTCTGCAGGAAGACCAGCAGGTTTGAAAAGAAACATTACTTTGCTCTGTTTACTCTGTTTTCATTTGCATTCTACTAATTTACTATGTATGATTACAGCAACAATGCTGGCACTTCCAGCACCAGCAATGGCCAATGGAAGCAGCAATGGGCCGGTAGTACCGATGGATCCATTTGCAGCTTCCTTGGTGGTTGCGCCGCCAGCTTATGTGCAGATGAATGAGATGGAGAAGAAACAGAGAATGTTGATGGAAGAACAGACTATGTGGGAACAATTCTCAAGAGAAGGAAGACAAGGACACATGAATATaagacaaaaccaaaaccagCCTAATTACTCTTACACACCTCAATATTGATTCTGTCTGCAGCCCTTTTTGTCTACTATTATTAATCTTGGTCTTATAGATCTGCTTATTGTCTTACTCTTTTTGAAAACTCAAACATTTACATGTTTTGTTCTGTTCTTGGTTCAATACCATAGGACATGAGGTTTGCTTCTATAAGTAACTGTAATCTCTGATTTATCTTTACAAGATAAACTTAAATACTATA
The window above is part of the Brassica napus cultivar Da-Ae chromosome C8, Da-Ae, whole genome shotgun sequence genome. Proteins encoded here:
- the LOC106403921 gene encoding putative clathrin assembly protein At1g03050; amino-acid sequence: MSSSKLKRAIGAVKDQTSVGLAKVNGRSASLSELDVAIVKATRHEEYPAEEKYIREILSLTSYSRNYINACVNTLSRRLNKTKCWTVALKTLILIQRLLGEGDRAYEQEIFFATRRGTRLLNMSDFRDVSRSNSWDYSAFVRTYALYLDDRLDLRMQARHGKRGVYCVGGDTVDDKQDKPEADLSKAIVVRSQPTAEMKTEEIFTRVQHLQQLLDRFLACRPAGSARNNRVVIVALYPIVKESFQIYYDVTEIMGVLIERFMELEIPDSIKVYDIFCRVSKQFEELDQFYSWCKNMGIARSSEYPEIEKITQKKLELMDEFIRDKTALEETNNSKSVNEEDDDEAREEEVKEEQEEDMNAIKALPAPPPKEDEEEKTEEEAEEPVIIEEEKQEEVGDLLDLVDISSGEAGAAGDNLALALFDGPYASGSGSESGPGWEAFKDDGADWETALVQSATNLSGQKTELGGGFDMLLLNGMYQHGTVNAAVQNSTAYGASGSASSMAFGSAGRPAATMLALPAPAMANGSSNGPVVPMDPFAASLVVAPPAYVQMNEMEKKQRMLMEEQTMWEQFSREGRQGHMNIRQNQNQPNYSYTPQY